CTCGTATGAGCCGTCATCCGGCTACTTCACGATCTTCGACAGCGGGGCACGGCAAAGGGTTGTACCCCGCGGCCCAAGTGCCGTGAGAGCAGGCGGGGTTGTTGGACGCGGACGGCGACGGCGCAGGGGGCCGCCGCCCCGAGCCGGCAGCGCGGCCTCGTCCCCGGATCAGGAGCGAGGGCGGGACGCCGGGTCAGAGCATGAGCAGCAGCCGCGTGTTCGGGACGAGCTTCCGGTTCACGCTCGTGCTCTGCACGAAGATGGTGAAGTCGTCGTTGTGGTCCGGCTTGATGCGTACTTCCACGTCCGGCAGGCGGAGCAGGGATCGGGCCTCGTCTCCCGTGTACACCCGGTCCGTCTTCTTCTCCAATACCGCGATTTGCTTCCGCGCCTGGATCTTCTCCGACTTGCTCAGCTGGTAGAACGCGCCGCCGGTACGGTACGTGTGTCCGCTTTCGACGACCCAGTCCCGTATCGCCGCGTCACGCGTCACCGGGATCAGCTGGTACGCGGACGGCTTCACCGGGGTGAGGCCGGCCGCCCTGATGGTTTCCTTGTTGACCGCCTCCGCGCCCGTGGAGAAAACCGTCCGCGATCCCCGAATGCCCTTCGTGCGGCCCACCATGAATTTCTCGGTGGCCTGCTGGATGACCTGCCCGGCCTCCTCCAGGCCCTGGGTGCTCGTGGCGTCCCAGATGGCGATGTTGTCCTTCGGGAAACCGCACTGCATGGCCTCCCGCTTGCCCATCTGGTCCGGCACGAGAACGGCCAGCGTCCAGTTGACCCCCTGCGTCTCGATCATCTCGGACACGGCCCTCACCAGTTCACGGGGGTCCTTGGTGGGGGAATCCGGGCAGCGGTGGCTGGCGTTCTCCTGGCCGTCGGTGAGGACGAACGTCAGGAAGCTGTGGTCGCCGTACAGTTGGGCGGTCTGCGCCAGCTCCCGCTGTGACTTCAGGGCGGCCGCGAGGAGGGCCGTCATCCCGCCGACCCGGTACAACTGCTTCAGTGACGGCATCCGCAGCACGTCCTTGTCATAGATGACGCACTCCACCTTGTCGGCGAAGACGTACACCGTGACGCGCGTTTCCTGGTCCAGTTCCCTGGAGCGACGGGCGAGATAAGCGATTTGCTGGTCGGCGACTTCGACGACCTTGTGGCTCAGACGCGACATCGACGAACTGGCATCCAGCACAAGGGCGACGTGATTGATGTAGTTCTGGGTTCCGGACATGGCAACTCCCCCTCTTTCCGAACTCGATGGACCTACCGTCTCACCCACCACTGACAATCGCCCTGGCTCCCGGACCGGATGAAGAGCCCACCCGACCGGGGCCGGTCGGGAGTCGTGTCGCGCCGGCCGTGGCCAGGCCGTGGCCCTCGCGTGCGCACGGCGGACCGGTCAGCGGCACTCCCCGCCCCGGGACCGCGTACGGCCGTGGACCGGGCCGGAAGCGGGGAGAGATGTCCGGAGGGGCGTCCGCTGCCGGCCGCCCCCCGATCGGTGATTCGGAGCGGCGCCCCCCAGGTGATCGAACGAGCCTCCGACGGGCCCACTGTCTCCGTACGCTGCGAGCAGGGTCGAGGGCCGATCCGGCGCGGCCACGGCGGTGTGCGGGGCCCGGGCCCCGCACACCCCGGCGCACGGGACGGCCGGCGCGGCGCCGCCCTCGTCCCGTCCGCCCCGAGCGACCGGCCACGGCGATACTGGCGGAATGACGGACATCGAGCGGCAGATGGACCGGCGCCTGGAGCGAGCCATCCTGGACCTGCTGGAGCGTCGTGGCACGGCCGCGACGATCTGTCCCTCCGACGCCGCACGCGCGGTGTACGACGGCGACGACGACGGCTGGCGCGCGCTCATGGAACCGGCGCGCCGCGCGGCTCGTCGGCTGGTCACGGCGGGCGAGGTGGAGATCACCCAGGGCGGCCGTCCCGTCGAGCCGAACGGGGCCCGGGGCCCCATCCGGATCCGCCGCGCCCGCTGACACACCGAAGGCGCGCCACAGCTCGTACCGGCGCCCGCCCGGTCACCGCCGGGGGCCGTGCCGCCATGGGGCGAAGCGGCTCGGTCGAGCCCCACCGGCCACCGCCGTCCCCACCGGCCACCGCCGTCCCACCGGCCACCGCCGTCCCGCCGGGAGCCCCCGGATCCCCAGGCGTGCGGGGTGCGGGCCCGGGGGACGGGCGACCCGACGGCGGGCGCCCGGGGGTCACGGGCCAGTGGGCCCCTTCGTGCACGGTCCCGCGCCCACCGGCCGGGCGCGCGTACTTGAGGACCGCCGAGCCGGGCACGCAGCCGCCCCGGCCGATGCCGAGGGTGCCGAGGGCGCCCTCACGACCCGCGCGACCCGCAGGAAGGGGCATCCGCCGCCCGCACCGCTGCTGTCCGACCCGGGTGAGGTGCCGTGTCGTCCGTTCGGCCGTAGCGCGCGCCGGGATGTCGTCGGGCCGCCGGACGGCGCGCGGTCCCAGCCCTCGGCGAAGGCGAGCAGGGTGCCACGGCCACCGGGCACGGGCCCGTACCCGTCCCGTCGCCGGGTACGAAGGGCCGGCCCTCGGACATGGCGCGATGCCGGGGACGAGGCGTGCGCGCCACGCATCTTCGACAACGCTGTGGGGCACGGGCGGCACGAACCACTACTGGATGCTCCAGCGGTGGGGATGCGTGGGCTCGGCCGGGCAGACGAAGATGTTCAATTCGCCCCACCGGCCCACCGTCACCTTGGTGGGCGTGGCCGACTCCAGGTGACTGCCCTGGCGGGGCCGGTCCTCGACCGGGATCCAGCTCCTGCTGCCGCCGTCCCACTCGGAGCTGTCGATCGTGATCAGCAGGACCATCGGCGTCGCACAGGCGGTGCAGTCCATCGGGTAGGGGTCGGTCGCGTGCCAGGAAGCGAAGCCGCCGGCGCGCCAACCCGGCGGGATGGACAGGTCGTACTGGTAGGCGGGCGGCCCGCCCGTGTCGTCCGTGTCGTCCGTGTCGTCCTCCGCGGCCGCCTCGGCCTCCTCCTCCCAGGCGTCGAGCCGCGCGCACAACTCCTCGGGCAGTACGCCGGCGAACGGATACGTGGTCACCCGCTCCGGGTGCAGGACGCACGGCTCGGCGACGTAGCCCTCATAGCCGACGACCTCGGGCTGCGGCGGCGCGGTCAGGATCTCGCGGACCTCCGCGGACCGCCGCCAGCGCAACTCCAGGGCCATGCCGTGACCGGTGGGGCCGTGCCGGTCGAAGGGGCAGCACAACACCTGCAGCAGATCGCACCCCTCAGGCCCCGCGGGCAGATCGGGCACCTCGTGCCGGTAGAGCTGGGCCAGGGCGACCATCGGCAGCGGATCGGTGTCGCCGATCCGATCGACGACGTGGTCACGGCCGAGTTCGTCGAGGAGACGGCGCTCGTCCTCGGTCGGGCCGGAGTCCGGGTCGCGTGCCAGGGCCTCCGCCAGGACCTCGCGGTACCGGTGGATGTCCGCGGGCCGTCGACCGCGGCCGCGCCCGTGCGTCTCGCCGCACACCGGCCACGGTTCGTCGGCCGGCCACAGCAGCGGGCCGCCGACGGAGCTGACCGTGACGTCGGGTGCTCCGGGGCGCGGGTGCAGCCGAGTGGTGGTACCGCGGTGTGCGGCCAGCTCCGGGAAGAGCGCCTCGATGTCCAGCGGGCGCGGCGGCGTCGTTCTGCTCATACCGTGACCCTAGACGCCCACCGGCGGACCCGATCACGGCCCCGGTGAAGGGCGGATCAGGACAGGTCCGGCATCCGAGGAACGGCCTGCCGCCGCAGGGGGCGGAGCGGCCTTCTCGGCGACCCGGTTCTCCTCTTTCCGCCGTCACTTGTGTGATCATTCCCCCGTAGACATAGGGGGGCGGCAGCGAACCGGTGTCCCCCTGATAGTCCAGGGGAAGAGGGGGCATGAACCCGATCATCACGCCGCACAGACGGCGTTCGCGACCGGCACTGCTCGCGGCCACGGCTCTCACCGTGGCCATGAGCGTGTTGGGCACGGCGGCCGCGGAAGCGGCACCCGCACGGACCGGCTCCGACCAGCCGGCGCCGAGCGCCCGCGCCCAGGTCGTCGAAGCGTGGCAGGAGGGGGGCCCGGCGACCCGACTCGCCGCGGAGCAGGCGCTCGTCGGCACGGACGCCGAGGTCCGGGAGTTCCTGGACACCGCGATGCGCGTCGCGGCCGAGGAGGACGACCGCCTGACGGCCCTGCGGATGCTCAACACCGCGGGCCCCGGCGTGCGCGGTGCCGCGCAGCAGGCGCTGAGCGGGACGCCCGCCGCCCTGCGTGCGTTCCTGGAGTCGGGCATACCCGACCCGTTCCAGCACGACCAGCGCGCCGACGTCCTGCGCGTCATGAACACCGGTGACCGCGCCGTGCGCGCCGCCGGACAGGCGGCCCTCGACGTCGGCACGCCCGAGGCGCTCGGCGCCTTCCTCAACACCGGGCAGCACAAGGCCCGCGAGGAGGACGAGCGCTTCCGCACCATCCAGATCATGAACACGGGCGGCCCCCTCGTCCGGCAGGCCGCCGGCGAGGCCCTGTCGGGCAGCGCCGCCGACGTCCGGGAGTTCCTGGACAACGGGCAGCACGCCGCCCGCGCCCGCGACCAGGAGACCATGACGGTCACCCAGCTCGCCGAGGTCGCCGCCGAGGCGAGCAAGCGCGCCAAGCGGGAGACCGACCTGGCGAAGGACGCGTCCGCCAAGGCCCAGGCCGCCGCGGAGGAGGCACGCAAGGCCGCCGTGCGCGCGGCGGAGGAGACCGCCGCCGCCAAGGACGACGCCAAGAAGGCCAGCCGGGCCGCCGGGCGGGCCGCCGAGGCCGCGCAGGGCGCCGCGCAGGCCGCCCGTACCGCCATCGGCGCGGCCAACCAGGCCACCTCGGCCGCCCGCATCGCGGCGAACGCGGCCACGGCCGCCGCCTCCGCCGCAGCCGCCGCCGGCCAGGCCGCCTCCCGCGCCTACCACTCGGCGAGCGCCGCCGTGAAGGACGCCGGGCAGGCCGCCGCCGCCCGCCAGGCCGCGCAGGACGCCCGTATGGCAGCCGCCGGCGCGCGCACCGCGGCGGGCGCCGTCCTGAAGGCGATCGAGGCGATCGGGCAGGCGGTCGGCTCCGCCCGCGCCGCTGCCAGTGCCGGCGCCAACGCCGCTGCCGCCGCCGCTGCCGCCGCCGAGGCCGGAACGCACTCGGCGACGGCGGGCGCCGAGGCCCGCCGGGCCGCCGCCGCCGCGGCCGAGGCCCGCCGCGCCGCCTCCATCGCGAACAGCGCCGCCAACCGCGCCGAGTCGCTGGCCGCCCGGGCGGCCGTCGCGGCGCAGGAGGCCCGCGCCGCCGCCGACAGCGCGGCCAAGCACGCCGACGCCGCCGCCGCGGCGGCGGAGGACGCCGCCGCGCACGCGGGCCAGGCCGCCGACTGGGCCAACAAGGCCACCGCCCACGCCAACGCGTCCCTCGCCGCCGCAAAGGAGGCGAGGACCGCCGCCGACCAGGCCCGCAGGACCGAGGAGCTCGCCCGCGAGACCGAGGCCGCGGAACTGGCGGCCGACAAGGACCAGGCCGTACAGGCCGCGGAGGACCTGAAGAAGAAGTACGAGGCGCAGCAGGCGGAGGTCGCCTGGGACGAGGCCGAGGCCGCCCGACGCGACGCGGAGACCAAGCAGCTCCTCGCCGACGCCGCCGCGCCCTCGACCGAGCCCGCCGTCGCGCTGGCCAAGGCCCGCAAGGCGGCGCTGAACCTCGCCAAGGACAGCGGTCCGTGGACCGGGAAGGCCGCGGAGGAGGCGCTCGCCGGCAGCGACGCCGCCGTCATGACGTGGGTGCGGACGGGCCGTCAGGTCGCCGAGGAGCAGGACGACCGCGCGCGGGTGACCCATCTGCTGCTGACCGGTGGCGCATCCATGAAGGCGGCCGCCGAGGCGGCACTCGCCGGGGACCACGCGCGGGTCAAGGAGTTCCTGCAGACCGGTCAGCACACCGTCATGGCCGACGACTACCGCGTGCGGACGCTGGAGATCATGCAGACCGGCGGGCCCGCCGTACGGCGCGAGGGCAGCGCCGCGATCGACGCGGGAACCACCGAGGCGCTGCGGGACTTCATCAAGACCGGCCAGCACAAGGCGCGTGAGGAGGACGACCGC
This portion of the Streptomyces changanensis genome encodes:
- a CDS encoding vWA domain-containing protein, producing the protein MSGTQNYINHVALVLDASSSMSRLSHKVVEVADQQIAYLARRSRELDQETRVTVYVFADKVECVIYDKDVLRMPSLKQLYRVGGMTALLAAALKSQRELAQTAQLYGDHSFLTFVLTDGQENASHRCPDSPTKDPRELVRAVSEMIETQGVNWTLAVLVPDQMGKREAMQCGFPKDNIAIWDATSTQGLEEAGQVIQQATEKFMVGRTKGIRGSRTVFSTGAEAVNKETIRAAGLTPVKPSAYQLIPVTRDAAIRDWVVESGHTYRTGGAFYQLSKSEKIQARKQIAVLEKKTDRVYTGDEARSLLRLPDVEVRIKPDHNDDFTIFVQSTSVNRKLVPNTRLLLML
- a CDS encoding DUF3253 domain-containing protein; the encoded protein is MTDIERQMDRRLERAILDLLERRGTAATICPSDAARAVYDGDDDGWRALMEPARRAARRLVTAGEVEITQGGRPVEPNGARGPIRIRRAR
- a CDS encoding polymorphic toxin type 17 domain-containing protein → MNPIITPHRRRSRPALLAATALTVAMSVLGTAAAEAAPARTGSDQPAPSARAQVVEAWQEGGPATRLAAEQALVGTDAEVREFLDTAMRVAAEEDDRLTALRMLNTAGPGVRGAAQQALSGTPAALRAFLESGIPDPFQHDQRADVLRVMNTGDRAVRAAGQAALDVGTPEALGAFLNTGQHKAREEDERFRTIQIMNTGGPLVRQAAGEALSGSAADVREFLDNGQHAARARDQETMTVTQLAEVAAEASKRAKRETDLAKDASAKAQAAAEEARKAAVRAAEETAAAKDDAKKASRAAGRAAEAAQGAAQAARTAIGAANQATSAARIAANAATAAASAAAAAGQAASRAYHSASAAVKDAGQAAAARQAAQDARMAAAGARTAAGAVLKAIEAIGQAVGSARAAASAGANAAAAAAAAAEAGTHSATAGAEARRAAAAAAEARRAASIANSAANRAESLAARAAVAAQEARAAADSAAKHADAAAAAAEDAAAHAGQAADWANKATAHANASLAAAKEARTAADQARRTEELARETEAAELAADKDQAVQAAEDLKKKYEAQQAEVAWDEAEAARRDAETKQLLADAAAPSTEPAVALAKARKAALNLAKDSGPWTGKAAEEALAGSDAAVMTWVRTGRQVAEEQDDRARVTHLLLTGGASMKAAAEAALAGDHARVKEFLQTGQHTVMADDYRVRTLEIMQTGGPAVRREGSAAIDAGTTEALRDFIKTGQHKAREEDDRAETLRIMNGGGAHTKAAAEIALAGPPPLLRKFVQFAQHKAAKKDYDTAVHVASVRRLVANAALSAAKAEQQAAEGAKAAADARGAAEAAQGYARQAKDASDAAQVYAADAARSAEQADASAKQAAESARQARAAADRANDAAAAAGRSASEAAASAVRAAASADYAYQQADRAAAAAIAAGKDAAEAAAAAYEAVLIAVVKLVEEATKDDGTEIGTGEQDYPGDGDDLSGEGGLSAADKATLVLDITGIFDPSPVSDGASGLLSLFRGDFAGAGLSAAALIPYAGDALAKPAKFAKYLEKFENLAKHATDLDWVGKAAHSMKHLSPNQWHDALTKMNKLSGDAAKMYQNKRYVQAADKFGLPTNGPVPFVPRKDWDVKRPQIRGGGFEDKYGNIWTRAKDGKDEWDVQIPKGKGFETFAGSKNQGKDYSHANISRDGKVTH